atgaATCAAAATGAGGCACATGTTGGGTATCGAGCCGCCGCTGGGCCTTCTGCCCGTTGGAAAGACGTGGTGGGCTGTGGTGGAATAAAATGTGGTGGGCCCCTCGCGGTCAATCTCGATGCATGAAACGCGTCTGGGATAAAGTGCGACCGCGGGCTCGAGCGCTGAAGCAAGTTTtcgttggagatgctcttatcTTTCGAATATTTGCTGTCGTTTTGAAGTGAGGACGCTGGTTTGGTTTGATCTTAACAAAATGAAGCcagggaaaaggaaaaactcaGAACCATGTTCACCCATTGTGCCACAAAGCCTAGCTTATATATAATCTCCAGATAACACCACTACTACACCATTCAGCTCGCTCATAGCCTTTTTCCATGTGTAACTTGATAGCGCAAGCAGCAGACTTTCATTTCTTCCTCCATAGAAAGTGTATACATTCATATATGCTTAGTACATAATCGGTGATCAATCTCCTCAGCACAAATGCAGTTTGCCCCTCGAAAATGATGTCCCCAACACCCACTTCGTCTTGGCAAGGACCTTCGAGCGTATCTTAAAGAGGACATTACAGAAGGAGATGGGTCTGAATTGCGACAGTTCTTGAGGGTTCTTCGACTTCATTATCAACACTAACACTGTCCTATGGCTCGGCAGGCATAATCCCGCCCTCCAAGAAACACAAAACGGAATGGCGAATGTTATCTTTCAACATGTCACAATGTTGCTGGAATTATACTGTAAATCTATACAGAGCCGGGCGATTTTTTAGGCCTCTCCATGAAGAGAGCCTTATCAACTTCATCAGGAGTAAATGGTGCACTAAGGAATCCATTTATTTCCTCTGACACCTTCATAGCGAAAAACTGAACCACATCAAGGGCGTTGGCATTCTCCTGGGCTGTGAACAAGCACCAAAGAAGTTAGTAGCCAAAGATTCAAGCTTAGCTACTTGAAAAACAAACTAATGGTTTGCCCTCAATCCTAAccatgtcaaaatttagaaaagAGAGGATTTTGTTGCCCTCTAAGGCCTGTAATCAAACCTCTATATATTCAATATACTGAGACGCAAAGCTTTTGCGTTTactagaaaaaaagaaaagagaggacCTGTTTATAATCTCAGTGTCCAGACCTAACTTTATGGATTAGTTTTTTTAATCGCACTtctgcaaaataaataaataaataaatatatatatatatatatatattatatgaTAACATTACATAGTATCAATTCCGGGATGAATCCATTGGTGTACTTATTACTGGTCAAAGTTGAGCCTAAGTCAGTTGAGGGGATAACAAAGCCCAGGCTGTAGATCACCAGTTTTAATTCAGCTTTGCGGTTCCGTTCAAACTGTATTCAACACTAACATCtgggttttttttaaaaaccaGTACGACATTATCTTAGGGATCCTATTATCTGATGAACAAGTAGCAAAGCTGAACATCATAACAcctttttaaatattttattcctGCTAATCCATTCATAAGAGCTAGGATGTCTAGTATAAATCTTTCGTGGCATACAATATGAAGGCAGGAAAAGGAAATTATGTTAGACTTGAATTAAGATATCAAAGATTATGAATGTTACCAAGCAAAGTAGTTCTCAGGGGGAGTCAGGGTACAGAAAACTTGAAATGACATACAGAACCAAGGGATCAATtgtctgcaaaaaaaaacacggtGTTATTAAGAATTCAATAGTCAAACAGAGATTGTAAATCATGCTAAACATAACACATGTTACTATCTATTTTTAGTAGACATGAAAGGGAAAATTGACGAACTGGCTGACCCTGTGGCCTATATGCTGATGTGTATTTTGCTCGAGGTTGAAGAAGGCATGATTCATATGACTAGGAATTTAGCTGTAATAGGTATTTTACATTATCGCTATTTTTTCAAGAAATACAGCAGGAAAGTAAATACAATGAAGAAAACCAAGAGAGGCATCATCCTAatgcagtaaaaaaaaaatatgaggaGAATAAAAGCATTGATGCAGCCTGATTGCCGAAGGATTTAAGCGAACTGGAAATAAATATGCTAAAagtactgctactgctactactactaccagTGGCTAATGCAGGGTCCCAACAATAGCTTGTTGTCATGATATTCTATGTAAGGAAAGCAATAAAAGCATACTCACTGCCATATAGTTAACTTATATGCACTtaatttcaaaataaagaGTTGTCAGGTTCACTTATAAAAAGTATAAATTTTAGTCAATGgtaaaaaaactgaaatgaCAGTAATTGTCAAACTATAAAGTTTGATACATACCATTGACGTAATAAGGCTCAAAACGTTCAATATGGCAGATCTCTCTTGCCCGAACAATACCAATTCCATTTTCACAAAAACGAGTGCCATAACTATTTTGAAATCTAAAATACTCAACTCCTCCCTCCTGACCAAAACCAACCAGGACAATGGCATGCCAGCTCTCTTCTGGTTTATTGTCATAATACTCAGTTATAACCAAATCTCGATTCGCCATATACATATCGCCAGCCTTCAGCATTGACCATTGTTCTGTCACCGGAATAGAAGTAAACAACACATTTCCCTTCAATATTTTATTGCAGATTTCGGTAAACGAGGCATTCTTCTGTGGATAATGTCTAGCTCTACACCAAGACTTTCCCTACAAAAGAATGTATTTAGAGGAATATATACATCAATAGTTTGAACTTATTGTTGTGCTCAACTGTAAATAGAGGAATATATACATCAATAGACTTTTATTGTTGTGCCCAACTATAAAAGCAAAAGGCTGACAATACTGACCTGGCGGTTCTTTGAAGCATAGTCATGTTCATGAAGCACTCCTTTCTTCCTTATTATATGGGCAGTTTCACGCAACTTATAACCCTTGCTTCCATCGTATTTCAAACCagtttttctttcctcttcttctgaaTACTGCTCTAGAAGATGATCTAGTGATAGCATTTCAGCTGGGCCCTTATTCATTAATGCACGATTAAAATTCAACCTCGCATCCAACGATGTAAGAACCGCATTTGGGCAACATGTACCTGTACAACAATTGTGAATAATCATGCGACGTAAGAGAGGCAAAGAAGCCTTTTGTGCTGCCAAGTTGGACATGATGAAAGCTTGCGATAGGCTGGAGTGGCCCTATTTGCAGGCGATTAGGAGT
The Brachypodium distachyon strain Bd21 chromosome 2, Brachypodium_distachyon_v3.0, whole genome shotgun sequence genome window above contains:
- the LOC104582908 gene encoding pro-cathepsin H isoform X2 gives rise to the protein MAPFSTFGDCAQFLRPLRAKMEMTMEEDSFEDDIVFCPTCRLILYPTDDSNKFFLLSCRACNHEVRLDYEFTWEKHKVNKKSILPPVRKQNAGTCCPNAVLTSLDARLNFNRALMNKGPAEMLSLDHLLEQYSEEEERKTGLKYDGSKGYKLRETAHIIRKKGVLHEHDYASKNRQGKSWCRARHYPQKNASFTEICNKILKGNVLFTSIPVTEQWSMLKAGDMYMANRDLVITEYYDNKPEESWHAIVLVGFGQEGGVEYFRFQNSYGTRFCENGIGIVRAREICHIERFEPYYVNDN
- the LOC104582908 gene encoding pro-cathepsin H isoform X3, coding for MEMTMEEDSFEDDIVFCPTCRLILYPTDDSNKFFLLSCRACNHEVRLDYEFTWEKHKVNKKSILPPVRKQNAGTCCPNAVLTSLDARLNFNRALMNKGPAEMLSLDHLLEQYSEEEERKTGLKYDGSKGYKLRETAHIIRKKGVLHEHDYASKNRQGKSWCRARHYPQKNASFTEICNKILKGNVLFTSIPVTEQWSMLKAGDMYMANRDLVITEYYDNKPEESWHAIVLVGFGQEGGVEYFRFQNSYGTRFCENGIGIVRAREICHIERFEPYYVNDN